One genomic region from Argentina anserina chromosome 2, drPotAnse1.1, whole genome shotgun sequence encodes:
- the LOC126782215 gene encoding serine/threonine-protein kinase MPS1 isoform X2 — MDRDARNLMRPINSDFTSSSLSSNSDLFRSVQATFNRHRPLETSIRPKRMLAPRREVTKSSDSSVTHTDCKNSRDADTKGQDNTVKDSIVQPPPIAKEAQEDASVTVVSHSSSITHMFDENLDVPIDRTKPDAGAKDVSSCHFESRGSDAQKKVQFLVGTAASSLGADDNMATQSETLSSHMRSLALAEMEWVSTSQADTSAVINHDSKHQNIVNAEPKSCLKSGGGISFLAKRTTAVQDQLHQFRNFLSQPMTQSSVVGPSCATTTSVHATSAPMSTIYCSSLHHGSHVPVDPLKDSYVNPQPINAAVRATSAMSNPQIALATQPLTPAVDTQNDGNEHNLSKEQNGCNLLESEYRENPSVSNVKKTEAEACAEDVATARSQVTLPPNLCSDTKSEPLESTKQEKAATGKAAPAPRKKNKDSDLFIKVNGKLYQRLGKIGSGGSSEVHKVISSDCTIYALKKIKLKGRDYATAFGFCQEIEYLNKLKGKSHIIQLIDYEVTDKALLHAVLSGSINNKDGRVKDDGYIYMVLEYGEIDLAHMLSQKWKEMDGSNQTIDENWLRFYWQQILLAVSTIHEERIVHSDLKPANFLLVRGSLKLIDFGIAKAIMSDTTNIQRDSQVGTLSYMSPEAFMCNETDADGNTIKCGRPSDIWSLGCILYQMVYGRTPFADYKTFWAKFKVITDPNHQIAYETVSNPWLLDLMRKCLAWDRNDRWRIPELLQHPFLVPPVPTQPSSHEPSCKLLRLIGQNCTSGSEASSLYCQLKQLLENPLPSTTSQLLPSPDQQCTLLSQVSKVCLQLQEHFQRDT; from the exons ATGGACAGGGACGCCCGCAACTTGATGCGTCCGATCAACTCCGATTTCACCTCGTCGTCGCTTTCCTCTAATTCCGACTTGTTCCGCAGCGTTCAGGCCACCTTTAACCGCCACCGCCCCCTTG AGACAAGCATTAGGCCGAAGCGGATGTTGGCTCCCCGGAGAGAAGTAACGAAAAGTTCGGATTCAAGTGTGACTCACACTGACTGTAAGAACTCGAGAGATGCAGATACCAAGGGGCAGGATAATACCGTAAAGGACTCGATTGTGCAGCCACCTCCTATTGCTAAGGAAGCTCAAGAAGATGCATCTGTTACGGTAGTTTCCCATTCCAGCAGTATCACCCACATGTTTGATGAGAACTTAGATGTGCCCATAGATCGAACCAAGCCTGACGCTGGTGCTAAAGATGTGTCTTCCTGTCACTTTGAGTCTCGAGGGAGTGATGCTCAAAAGAAGGTTCAATTTTTAGTTGGAACTGCTGCTTCTTCGCTGG GGGCTGATGATAATATGGCTACTCAGTCAGAGACGCTATCATCTCATATGCGTTCACTTGCATTGGCAGAAATGGAGTGGGTCTCTACTAGTCAAGCAGACACATCAGCTGTCATAAATCATGACTCAAAGCATCAGAATATTGTGAATGCAGAACCCAAAAGCTGTCTGAAGTCTGGTGGTGGAATTTCCTTTTTGGCGAAGAGAACTACTGCAGTTCAAGATCAGTTGCACCAGTTTAGGAACTTCTTAAGCCAGCCTATGACACAATCCTCAGTTGTTGGGCCATCATGTGCTACTACAACGTCTGTCCATGCTACTTCAGCACCCATGTCGACAATTTATTGTTCTAGTTTGCATCATGGATCTCATGTGCCAGTAGACCCCTTGAAGGATTCATATGTAAACCCTCAACCAATAAATGCTGCTGTAAGGGCCACCAGTGCAATGTCCAATCCCCAGATAGCTCTTGCAACCCAACCTTTAACCCCTGCAGTTGATACCCAAAACGACGGTAATGAACATAACCTTTCTAAAGAACAGAACGGCTGCAATCTGTTGGAGAGTGAATATCGGGAAAATCCTTCTGTTTCCAATGTAAAGAAAACTGAAGCCGAAGCGTGTGCAGAAGATGTTGCCACTGCACGATCTCAGGTTACTTTGCCCCCAAATTTATGTTCTGATACAAAGTCTGAGCCCTTAGaatcaacaaaacaagaaaaagctGCAACTGGTAAAGCTGCTCCAGCTCCTCGTAAAAAGAATAAAGATTCTGACTTGTTTATTAAAGTTAATGGGAAGCTCTATCAGAGGCTAGGAAAAATTGGTAGCGGAGGCAGCAGTGAGGTCCACAAAGTCATATCATCAGACTGTACAATCTATGCACTTAAGAAAATCAAGTTGAAAGGGCGTGACTATGCCACCGCATTTGGTTTTTGTCAGGAAATTGAATATCTGAATAAGCTGAAAGGAAAAAGCCACATCATACAGCTTATAGACTATGAG GTGACAGATAAGGCTTTACTGCATGCAGTATTGAGTGGCTCCATAAATAATAAAGATGGCAGAGTCAAGGATGATGGGTACATATACATGGTACTTGAATATGGAGAAATTGATTTGGCTCACATGCTCTCCCAGAAGTGGAAGGAGATGGATGGATCAAATCAGACTATAGATGAGAACTGGCTACGATTCTATTGGCAG CAAATTCTTTTGGCAGTCAGCACCATACATGAAGAGCGTATTGTGCACTCCGACTTGAAGCCCGCCAACTTCCTTCTTGTCAGAGGCTCCCTTAAGCTAATTGATTTTGGGATCGCTAAAGCTATAATGAGTGATACAACCAACATCCAACGAGATTCTCAG GTGGGTACACTAAGTTACATGTCTCCAGAGGCATTCATGTGCAATGAGACTGATGCAgatggaaacactatcaagtGTGGTCGGCCATCAGACATTTGGTCCCTTGGTTGCATCCTTTATCAGATGGTATATGGCAGGACCCCGTTTGCAGACTACAAGACCTTCTGGGCTAAGTTCAAAGTTATAACAGATCCTAACCATCAAATTGCATATGAAACAGTTTCTAACCCTTGGCTTCTGGACCTTATGAGGAAATGCCTTGCCTGGGACCGCAATGACAGATGGAGGATCCCTGAACTACTTCAGCACCCTTTTCTTGTTCCCCCAGTTCCAACCCAGCCATCTTCTCATGAGCCCAGCTGTAAATTGCTTAGACTTATTGGCCAAAATTGTACCAGTGGTTCTGAAGCCTCGAGCCTTTATTGTCAGCTTAAGCAACTGCTTGAGAACCCTTTGCCATCCACAACGTCTCAGTTATTACCATCGCCTGACCAACAATGTACATTGCTCTCGCAAGTGTCAAAAGTTTGCCTCCAGCTCCAGGAACACTTTCAAAGAGATACATAG
- the LOC126782215 gene encoding serine/threonine-protein kinase MPS1 isoform X1 — protein sequence MDRDANNLMRPINSDFTSSSSSSSSNSDLFRSVQAALKRHRPLETSIRPKRMLAPRREVTKSSDSSVTHTDCKNSRDADTKGQDNTVKDSIVQPPPIAKEAQEDASVTVVSHSSSITHMFDENLDVPIDRTKPDAGAKDVSSCHFESRGSDAQKKVQFLVGTAASSLGADDNMATQSETLSSHMRSLALAEMEWVSTSQADTSAVINHDSKHQNIVNAEPKSCLKSGGGISFLAKRTTAVQDQLHQFRNFLSQPMTQSSVVGPSCATTTSVHATSAPMSTIYCSSLHHGSHVPVDPLKDSYVNPQPINAAVRATSAMSNPQIALATQPLTPAVDTQNDGNEHNLSKEQNGCNLLESEYRENPSVSNVKKTEAEACAEDVATARSQVTLPPNLCSDTKSEPLESTKQEKAATGKAAPAPRKKNKDSDLFIKVNGKLYQRLGKIGSGGSSEVHKVISSDCTIYALKKIKLKGRDYATAFGFCQEIEYLNKLKGKSHIIQLIDYEVTDKALLHAVLSGSINNKDGRVKDDGYIYMVLEYGEIDLAHMLSQKWKEMDGSNQTIDENWLRFYWQQILLAVSTIHEERIVHSDLKPANFLLVRGSLKLIDFGIAKAIMSDTTNIQRDSQVGTLSYMSPEAFMCNETDADGNTIKCGRPSDIWSLGCILYQMVYGRTPFADYKTFWAKFKVITDPNHQIAYETVSNPWLLDLMRKCLAWDRNDRWRIPELLQHPFLVPPVPTQPSSHEPSCKLLRLIGQNCTSGSEASSLYCQLKQLLENPLPSTTSQLLPSPDQQCTLLSQVSKVCLQLQEHFQRDT from the exons ATGGACAGGGACGCCAACAACTTGATGCGTCCGATCAACTCCGAtttcacctcctcctcctcctcgtctTCCTCTAATTCCGACTTGTTCCGCAGCGTTCAGGCCGCCCTTAAGCGCCACCGCCCCCTTG AGACAAGCATTAGGCCGAAGCGGATGTTGGCTCCCCGGAGAGAAGTAACGAAAAGTTCGGATTCAAGTGTGACTCACACTGACTGTAAGAACTCGAGAGATGCAGATACCAAGGGGCAGGATAATACCGTAAAGGACTCGATTGTGCAGCCACCTCCTATTGCTAAGGAAGCTCAAGAAGATGCATCTGTTACGGTAGTTTCCCATTCCAGCAGTATCACCCACATGTTTGATGAGAACTTAGATGTGCCCATAGATCGAACCAAGCCTGACGCTGGTGCTAAAGATGTGTCTTCCTGTCACTTTGAGTCTCGAGGGAGTGATGCTCAAAAGAAGGTTCAATTTTTAGTTGGAACTGCTGCTTCTTCGCTGG GGGCTGATGATAATATGGCTACTCAGTCAGAGACGCTATCATCTCATATGCGTTCACTTGCATTGGCAGAAATGGAGTGGGTCTCTACTAGTCAAGCAGACACATCAGCTGTCATAAATCATGACTCAAAGCATCAGAATATTGTGAATGCAGAACCCAAAAGCTGTCTGAAGTCTGGTGGTGGAATTTCCTTTTTGGCGAAGAGAACTACTGCAGTTCAAGATCAGTTGCACCAGTTTAGGAACTTCTTAAGCCAGCCTATGACACAATCCTCAGTTGTTGGGCCATCATGTGCTACTACAACGTCTGTCCATGCTACTTCAGCACCCATGTCGACAATTTATTGTTCTAGTTTGCATCATGGATCTCATGTGCCAGTAGACCCCTTGAAGGATTCATATGTAAACCCTCAACCAATAAATGCTGCTGTAAGGGCCACCAGTGCAATGTCCAATCCCCAGATAGCTCTTGCAACCCAACCTTTAACCCCTGCAGTTGATACCCAAAACGACGGTAATGAACATAACCTTTCTAAAGAACAGAACGGCTGCAATCTGTTGGAGAGTGAATATCGGGAAAATCCTTCTGTTTCCAATGTAAAGAAAACTGAAGCCGAAGCGTGTGCAGAAGATGTTGCCACTGCACGATCTCAGGTTACTTTGCCCCCAAATTTATGTTCTGATACAAAGTCTGAGCCCTTAGaatcaacaaaacaagaaaaagctGCAACTGGTAAAGCTGCTCCAGCTCCTCGTAAAAAGAATAAAGATTCTGACTTGTTTATTAAAGTTAATGGGAAGCTCTATCAGAGGCTAGGAAAAATTGGTAGCGGAGGCAGCAGTGAGGTCCACAAAGTCATATCATCAGACTGTACAATCTATGCACTTAAGAAAATCAAGTTGAAAGGGCGTGACTATGCCACCGCATTTGGTTTTTGTCAGGAAATTGAATATCTGAATAAGCTGAAAGGAAAAAGCCACATCATACAGCTTATAGACTATGAG GTGACAGATAAGGCTTTACTGCATGCAGTATTGAGTGGCTCCATAAATAATAAAGATGGCAGAGTCAAGGATGATGGGTACATATACATGGTACTTGAATATGGAGAAATTGATTTGGCTCACATGCTCTCCCAGAAGTGGAAGGAGATGGATGGATCAAATCAGACTATAGATGAGAACTGGCTACGATTCTATTGGCAG CAAATTCTTTTGGCAGTCAGCACCATACATGAAGAGCGTATTGTGCACTCCGACTTGAAGCCCGCCAACTTCCTTCTTGTCAGAGGCTCCCTTAAGCTAATTGATTTTGGGATCGCTAAAGCTATAATGAGTGATACAACCAACATCCAACGAGATTCTCAG GTGGGTACACTAAGTTACATGTCTCCAGAGGCATTCATGTGCAATGAGACTGATGCAgatggaaacactatcaagtGTGGTCGGCCATCAGACATTTGGTCCCTTGGTTGCATCCTTTATCAGATGGTATATGGCAGGACCCCGTTTGCAGACTACAAGACCTTCTGGGCTAAGTTCAAAGTTATAACAGATCCTAACCATCAAATTGCATATGAAACAGTTTCTAACCCTTGGCTTCTGGACCTTATGAGGAAATGCCTTGCCTGGGACCGCAATGACAGATGGAGGATCCCTGAACTACTTCAGCACCCTTTTCTTGTTCCCCCAGTTCCAACCCAGCCATCTTCTCATGAGCCCAGCTGTAAATTGCTTAGACTTATTGGCCAAAATTGTACCAGTGGTTCTGAAGCCTCGAGCCTTTATTGTCAGCTTAAGCAACTGCTTGAGAACCCTTTGCCATCCACAACGTCTCAGTTATTACCATCGCCTGACCAACAATGTACATTGCTCTCGCAAGTGTCAAAAGTTTGCCTCCAGCTCCAGGAACACTTTCAAAGAGATACATAG
- the LOC126782215 gene encoding serine/threonine-protein kinase MPS1 isoform X3 produces the protein MDRDANNLMRPINSDFTSSSSSSSSNSDLFRSVQAALKRHRPLETSIRPKRMLAPRREVTKSSDSSVTHTDCKNSRDADTKGQDNTVKDSIVQPPPIAKEAQEDASVTVVSHSSSITHMFDENLDVPIDRTKPDAGAKDVSSCHFESRGSDAQKKVQFLVGTAASSLEMEWVSTSQADTSAVINHDSKHQNIVNAEPKSCLKSGGGISFLAKRTTAVQDQLHQFRNFLSQPMTQSSVVGPSCATTTSVHATSAPMSTIYCSSLHHGSHVPVDPLKDSYVNPQPINAAVRATSAMSNPQIALATQPLTPAVDTQNDGNEHNLSKEQNGCNLLESEYRENPSVSNVKKTEAEACAEDVATARSQVTLPPNLCSDTKSEPLESTKQEKAATGKAAPAPRKKNKDSDLFIKVNGKLYQRLGKIGSGGSSEVHKVISSDCTIYALKKIKLKGRDYATAFGFCQEIEYLNKLKGKSHIIQLIDYEVTDKALLHAVLSGSINNKDGRVKDDGYIYMVLEYGEIDLAHMLSQKWKEMDGSNQTIDENWLRFYWQQILLAVSTIHEERIVHSDLKPANFLLVRGSLKLIDFGIAKAIMSDTTNIQRDSQVGTLSYMSPEAFMCNETDADGNTIKCGRPSDIWSLGCILYQMVYGRTPFADYKTFWAKFKVITDPNHQIAYETVSNPWLLDLMRKCLAWDRNDRWRIPELLQHPFLVPPVPTQPSSHEPSCKLLRLIGQNCTSGSEASSLYCQLKQLLENPLPSTTSQLLPSPDQQCTLLSQVSKVCLQLQEHFQRDT, from the exons ATGGACAGGGACGCCAACAACTTGATGCGTCCGATCAACTCCGAtttcacctcctcctcctcctcgtctTCCTCTAATTCCGACTTGTTCCGCAGCGTTCAGGCCGCCCTTAAGCGCCACCGCCCCCTTG AGACAAGCATTAGGCCGAAGCGGATGTTGGCTCCCCGGAGAGAAGTAACGAAAAGTTCGGATTCAAGTGTGACTCACACTGACTGTAAGAACTCGAGAGATGCAGATACCAAGGGGCAGGATAATACCGTAAAGGACTCGATTGTGCAGCCACCTCCTATTGCTAAGGAAGCTCAAGAAGATGCATCTGTTACGGTAGTTTCCCATTCCAGCAGTATCACCCACATGTTTGATGAGAACTTAGATGTGCCCATAGATCGAACCAAGCCTGACGCTGGTGCTAAAGATGTGTCTTCCTGTCACTTTGAGTCTCGAGGGAGTGATGCTCAAAAGAAGGTTCAATTTTTAGTTGGAACTGCTGCTTCTTCGCTGG AAATGGAGTGGGTCTCTACTAGTCAAGCAGACACATCAGCTGTCATAAATCATGACTCAAAGCATCAGAATATTGTGAATGCAGAACCCAAAAGCTGTCTGAAGTCTGGTGGTGGAATTTCCTTTTTGGCGAAGAGAACTACTGCAGTTCAAGATCAGTTGCACCAGTTTAGGAACTTCTTAAGCCAGCCTATGACACAATCCTCAGTTGTTGGGCCATCATGTGCTACTACAACGTCTGTCCATGCTACTTCAGCACCCATGTCGACAATTTATTGTTCTAGTTTGCATCATGGATCTCATGTGCCAGTAGACCCCTTGAAGGATTCATATGTAAACCCTCAACCAATAAATGCTGCTGTAAGGGCCACCAGTGCAATGTCCAATCCCCAGATAGCTCTTGCAACCCAACCTTTAACCCCTGCAGTTGATACCCAAAACGACGGTAATGAACATAACCTTTCTAAAGAACAGAACGGCTGCAATCTGTTGGAGAGTGAATATCGGGAAAATCCTTCTGTTTCCAATGTAAAGAAAACTGAAGCCGAAGCGTGTGCAGAAGATGTTGCCACTGCACGATCTCAGGTTACTTTGCCCCCAAATTTATGTTCTGATACAAAGTCTGAGCCCTTAGaatcaacaaaacaagaaaaagctGCAACTGGTAAAGCTGCTCCAGCTCCTCGTAAAAAGAATAAAGATTCTGACTTGTTTATTAAAGTTAATGGGAAGCTCTATCAGAGGCTAGGAAAAATTGGTAGCGGAGGCAGCAGTGAGGTCCACAAAGTCATATCATCAGACTGTACAATCTATGCACTTAAGAAAATCAAGTTGAAAGGGCGTGACTATGCCACCGCATTTGGTTTTTGTCAGGAAATTGAATATCTGAATAAGCTGAAAGGAAAAAGCCACATCATACAGCTTATAGACTATGAG GTGACAGATAAGGCTTTACTGCATGCAGTATTGAGTGGCTCCATAAATAATAAAGATGGCAGAGTCAAGGATGATGGGTACATATACATGGTACTTGAATATGGAGAAATTGATTTGGCTCACATGCTCTCCCAGAAGTGGAAGGAGATGGATGGATCAAATCAGACTATAGATGAGAACTGGCTACGATTCTATTGGCAG CAAATTCTTTTGGCAGTCAGCACCATACATGAAGAGCGTATTGTGCACTCCGACTTGAAGCCCGCCAACTTCCTTCTTGTCAGAGGCTCCCTTAAGCTAATTGATTTTGGGATCGCTAAAGCTATAATGAGTGATACAACCAACATCCAACGAGATTCTCAG GTGGGTACACTAAGTTACATGTCTCCAGAGGCATTCATGTGCAATGAGACTGATGCAgatggaaacactatcaagtGTGGTCGGCCATCAGACATTTGGTCCCTTGGTTGCATCCTTTATCAGATGGTATATGGCAGGACCCCGTTTGCAGACTACAAGACCTTCTGGGCTAAGTTCAAAGTTATAACAGATCCTAACCATCAAATTGCATATGAAACAGTTTCTAACCCTTGGCTTCTGGACCTTATGAGGAAATGCCTTGCCTGGGACCGCAATGACAGATGGAGGATCCCTGAACTACTTCAGCACCCTTTTCTTGTTCCCCCAGTTCCAACCCAGCCATCTTCTCATGAGCCCAGCTGTAAATTGCTTAGACTTATTGGCCAAAATTGTACCAGTGGTTCTGAAGCCTCGAGCCTTTATTGTCAGCTTAAGCAACTGCTTGAGAACCCTTTGCCATCCACAACGTCTCAGTTATTACCATCGCCTGACCAACAATGTACATTGCTCTCGCAAGTGTCAAAAGTTTGCCTCCAGCTCCAGGAACACTTTCAAAGAGATACATAG
- the LOC126782132 gene encoding F-box protein CPR1-like, whose amino-acid sequence MRVCKAWNDIIHSQEFIEAQHYRSMKTNGPRTILLLKRNSYKPDKRISLSVCFDRVVSKSDVLPVRITQPLQHFDEKAFMVGYCNSLVCIRYSNSISNAETLVVWNPSIQRFKRIPFTPVELPAEWADNQKRFPKIAYGFGYDSINDDYKLVRVVQFTKDDDVVGSEVKIYSIKSNSWKKVQSLPCTKGLRMYFTTSRLSYLNGALHLLMFGLSDENRIPVIVSLDLATEMYDEFPTPTVCYYKKLLVLEVFGGYLGVCLRPYPPATFIDQSDVWIMKKYGVTATWTRLYTIEKDDMPLQTYKYCKPLLFSETREVVLLERGGMLWWYDFERKGFEMVVIPNKPRLFSTAICAGNLLLLDGERVINPSQ is encoded by the coding sequence ATGCGTGTTTGTAAAGCTTGGAACGATATCATCCACAGCCAAGAGTTTATCGAAGCCCAGCATTATCGCTCCATGAAGACCAACGGCCCTCGCACCATTCTACTTCTAAAGCGCAATTCCTATAAACCTGATAAACGTATCTCTTTATCTGTTTGTTTCGACAGAGTTGTAAGCAAATCCGATGTGCTGCCTGTGCGGATAACACAACCATTGCAACATTTTGATGAAAAAGCCTTCATGGTGGGTTACTGTAACAGTCTGGTTTGTATCCGGTACTCTAACTCAATATCGAATGCCGAGACTTTGGTAGTATGGAACCCGTCGATCCAAAGGTTCAAGAGGATTCCCTTCACCCCTGTTGAGCTGCCGGCTGAGTGGGCTGACAATCAGAAGAGGTTTCCAAAGATAGCGTACGGGTTTGGGTATGATTCAATCAATGATGACTATAAGCTAGTGAGGGTGGTACAGTTTACAAAAGATGATGATGTAGTGGGTTCAGAAGTGAAGATTTATAGTATAAAATCTAACTCATGGAAAAAGGTCCAGAGCTTGCCATGCACCAAAGGTCTTCGAATGTATTTTACGACGTCACGTCTTTCTTATTTGAATGGTGCTCTACATTTGCTGATGTTTGGTTTATCAGATGAGAACAGAATACCAGTGATTGTATCTCTTGATCTCGCAACTGAGATGTACGATGAGTTCCCCACCCCTACGGTTTGCTATTACAAAAAATTATTAGTTTTGGAGGTCTTTGGTGGATATTTAGGTGTTTGTTTAAGACCTTATCCACCCGCAACCTTCATCGACCAAAGTGATGTTTGGATTATGAAGAAATATGGAGTAACTGCAACTTGGACTCGATTATATACGATCGAGAAGGATGATATGCCTCTGCAGACATATAAATATTGCAAACCTTTGTTATTTTCAGAGACCCGTGAAGTGGTTCTTTTGGAAAGAGGTGGGATGCTTTGGTGGTATGATTTTGAGAGAAAGGGTTTCGAAATGGTTGTCATTCCAAATAAGCCTCGTTTATTTTCAACTGCTATTTGTGCGGGAAATCTTCTTCTGCTTGATGGTGAACGTGTAATTAACCCTTCTCAGTGA